Proteins from one Rhizobium bangladeshense genomic window:
- a CDS encoding sugar ABC transporter ATP-binding protein: MNEVLKAVIAVDGAKVSFGAVRALDGVTLRVMPGECVGLVGHNGAGKSTIVSVINGGLTPHEGIVSGDGERLDRYGINAARSRGVRCVFQELSLCPNLSIVENTRIMHRDLGGFGWRRRAAKVIEKSLDTVFPGHGIDSGQAIGDLSIAERQMVEIAMAFSDAGVAPRLVILDEPTSSLDASLARQMLDHVRRFVAGGGSVIFISHILHEILETSDRIVVMKDGRVVAERPARGFDHHGLVEAMGTVAKEETGQRPAREQSTAPLVLSHQTAGRPFSARKGEIIGLAGLAGHGQTELLLALHAAQSGNWLPERDPLVTFVAGDRRLNGVFELWSILRNFSVASLGDLSRRGLILADKEETKGADWKRRIEIRTPDMANGILSLSGGNQQKVLFARALATRAPVVLMDDPMRGVDVGTKQEVYAIIRDEASRGRTFIWYSTEMDEVRLCDRVYVFRERRITAELAGDAVNESNIIAASFEGVAA, from the coding sequence ATGAATGAGGTTTTGAAGGCGGTGATCGCCGTCGATGGCGCCAAGGTGAGCTTCGGGGCCGTTAGGGCGCTTGACGGCGTCACGCTCCGCGTCATGCCGGGCGAGTGCGTCGGACTCGTCGGGCACAACGGAGCCGGCAAATCCACGATCGTCAGCGTCATCAATGGCGGCCTTACGCCCCATGAAGGAATTGTGTCGGGCGACGGCGAGCGGCTGGACCGTTACGGCATCAACGCTGCGCGATCGCGCGGCGTGCGCTGCGTCTTCCAGGAGCTTTCGCTCTGTCCCAACCTCTCCATCGTCGAGAATACGCGCATCATGCACCGCGATCTCGGGGGCTTCGGCTGGCGCAGGCGCGCCGCGAAAGTCATCGAAAAGAGCCTCGATACGGTCTTTCCCGGGCATGGCATCGACAGCGGCCAAGCCATAGGAGACCTTTCGATCGCCGAGCGGCAGATGGTCGAGATCGCGATGGCCTTTTCCGACGCCGGCGTTGCGCCGCGGCTGGTGATCCTCGACGAACCCACTTCCTCGCTGGACGCGAGCCTCGCCCGCCAGATGCTCGACCATGTCCGCCGTTTCGTCGCGGGCGGCGGCTCGGTCATCTTCATCTCGCATATCCTGCACGAGATCCTCGAAACCTCAGACCGCATCGTCGTCATGAAGGACGGCCGCGTCGTTGCCGAACGCCCGGCGCGCGGCTTCGACCATCATGGCCTGGTCGAGGCCATGGGCACCGTTGCGAAGGAGGAGACGGGCCAGCGCCCTGCGCGCGAGCAATCCACCGCTCCGCTCGTTCTGTCCCATCAGACGGCAGGCCGTCCCTTTTCAGCCCGCAAGGGCGAGATCATTGGATTGGCGGGGCTGGCCGGTCATGGGCAGACCGAGCTCCTGCTTGCCCTGCATGCCGCCCAGTCAGGCAACTGGCTGCCTGAGCGCGACCCGCTGGTCACTTTCGTGGCCGGCGACCGCCGCCTCAACGGCGTCTTCGAACTCTGGAGCATCCTGCGCAATTTCTCGGTCGCTTCGCTGGGTGACCTCTCGCGACGCGGCCTCATTCTCGCTGATAAAGAGGAGACCAAAGGCGCCGACTGGAAGCGGCGGATCGAAATCCGCACCCCCGACATGGCAAACGGCATATTGTCGCTTTCCGGCGGCAACCAGCAGAAGGTGCTCTTTGCCCGCGCACTTGCGACACGCGCGCCCGTCGTCCTGATGGATGATCCGATGCGCGGCGTCGATGTCGGAACCAAGCAAGAGGTCTACGCCATCATCCGCGATGAAGCTTCGCGCGGCCGCACCTTCATCTGGTATTCGACTGAAATGGACGAGGTGCGTCTCTGCGACCGTGTCTACGTCTTCCGTGAACGCCGCATCACGGCCGAACTCGCCGGCGACGCCGTCAACGAGAGCAATATCATCGCCGCCTCCTTCGAAGGGGTCGCCGCATGA
- a CDS encoding ABC transporter permease — protein MTPLLRLFGKPWIWSWFAAFIVWFLTVMVTLGASTLGLSQAALTFAAFSVIVGIGQMFVITLGPGNIDLSVPATMTLAGTVALKLMNVENGLILPGLLLAILIGLVVGLGNYALIKALRIPPIIATLSMSFIVQSAAIWTNRGLRIKPPSMLAEFTTSNTLGVPNVAIVALLISLLAWFLLEKTIYGRWISAIGQSMPAARMAGIPVDGTRFVTYLFCAVLASLAGYLLACFSGGAALNMGSEYLLTSIAVVVIGGTAVAGGDSNVPGIWGASLFMFLVVSMLNTYGLGAGIRLIMTGLIIISVIMLAGGRRTGMR, from the coding sequence ATGACTCCTCTCCTCAGGCTTTTCGGCAAACCCTGGATCTGGTCATGGTTTGCCGCCTTCATCGTCTGGTTCCTGACGGTCATGGTGACACTCGGCGCCAGCACGCTCGGCCTGTCGCAGGCCGCGCTCACCTTCGCGGCCTTCTCGGTGATCGTCGGCATCGGCCAGATGTTCGTCATCACGCTCGGTCCCGGCAATATCGATCTGTCGGTTCCCGCCACGATGACGCTTGCCGGCACGGTGGCGCTGAAGCTGATGAACGTCGAAAACGGGCTGATTCTCCCCGGGCTTCTTCTCGCGATCCTCATCGGCCTCGTCGTCGGCCTCGGCAATTATGCACTCATCAAGGCGCTGCGCATTCCGCCGATCATCGCAACACTCTCCATGAGCTTCATCGTGCAGTCCGCGGCGATCTGGACGAACCGGGGCTTACGCATCAAACCGCCCAGCATGCTTGCGGAATTCACCACCTCGAATACGCTCGGCGTCCCGAACGTGGCGATCGTCGCGCTCCTCATCTCGCTACTAGCCTGGTTCCTGCTCGAGAAGACGATCTACGGGCGCTGGATCTCGGCAATCGGCCAGAGCATGCCGGCCGCGCGCATGGCCGGCATCCCGGTCGACGGCACGCGCTTCGTCACCTACCTCTTCTGCGCCGTGCTCGCATCCCTCGCGGGCTATCTGCTCGCCTGCTTCTCCGGCGGTGCGGCGCTCAATATGGGCTCGGAATATCTGCTGACGTCGATCGCCGTCGTCGTGATCGGCGGCACGGCGGTCGCCGGCGGCGATTCCAACGTCCCGGGCATCTGGGGCGCGTCGCTCTTCATGTTCCTTGTCGTTTCCATGCTCAATACCTATGGGCTCGGCGCGGGCATCCGCCTCATCATGACCGGCCTCATCATCATCAGCGTCATTATGCTCGCAGGCGGTCGCCGGACCGGCATGCGATAA
- a CDS encoding ABC transporter substrate-binding protein, which yields MTIRKMLLASAAIACAAMPVSAFADTSAKKIALSNNYAGNSWRQAMLTSWSKVTGEAVKAGVVAAADPFTTAENQATEQAAQIQNMILQGYDAIVLNAASPTALNGAVKEACDAGITVVSFDGIVTEPCAWRIAVDFKEMGRSEVEYLSKKLPQGGNLLEIRGLAGVFVDDEISAGIHEGVKQFPQFKIVGSVHGDWAQDVAQKAVAGILPSLPEIVGVVTQGGDGYGAAQAIAATDRKMPIIIMGNREDELKWWKEQKDAKGYETMSVSIAPGVSTLAFWVAQQILDGKQVKKDLVVPFLRIDQDNLETNLANTQAGGVANVEYTQADAIKVIESAK from the coding sequence ATGACAATCCGTAAGATGCTTCTGGCATCGGCCGCTATTGCTTGCGCCGCCATGCCCGTTTCCGCCTTTGCCGACACGTCGGCCAAGAAGATCGCTCTTTCCAACAATTACGCCGGGAACTCCTGGCGCCAAGCCATGCTGACAAGCTGGAGCAAGGTGACGGGCGAAGCCGTAAAGGCCGGCGTGGTTGCCGCAGCTGATCCTTTCACCACGGCCGAGAACCAGGCGACCGAACAGGCGGCGCAGATCCAGAACATGATCCTGCAGGGTTATGACGCAATCGTGTTGAATGCCGCCTCGCCGACTGCGCTGAACGGCGCGGTCAAGGAAGCTTGCGACGCGGGCATAACGGTCGTCTCGTTCGACGGCATCGTGACCGAACCCTGCGCCTGGCGCATCGCCGTCGACTTCAAGGAAATGGGCCGAAGCGAGGTAGAGTACTTGTCGAAGAAGCTGCCGCAGGGTGGCAATCTGCTCGAGATCCGCGGTCTTGCCGGCGTCTTCGTCGACGACGAGATCTCGGCCGGCATCCATGAGGGCGTCAAGCAGTTCCCGCAGTTCAAGATTGTCGGCTCCGTTCACGGAGACTGGGCGCAAGACGTCGCGCAGAAGGCCGTCGCCGGCATCCTGCCGAGCCTGCCCGAGATCGTTGGCGTGGTAACGCAGGGCGGCGATGGTTATGGGGCAGCACAGGCGATTGCCGCGACCGACCGGAAGATGCCGATCATTATCATGGGCAACCGCGAAGATGAGTTGAAGTGGTGGAAGGAGCAGAAGGACGCGAAGGGCTACGAGACCATGTCCGTATCGATCGCGCCCGGTGTCTCCACGCTCGCCTTCTGGGTCGCCCAACAGATCCTTGACGGCAAGCAGGTCAAGAAGGACCTCGTCGTGCCCTTCCTGCGCATCGACCAAGACAACCTCGAAACGAACCTTGCCAACACCCAGGCCGGCGGCGTGGCCAATGTGGAATACACACAGGCAGACGCGATCAAGGTCATCGAGTCGGCAAAATAA
- a CDS encoding SMP-30/gluconolactonase/LRE family protein yields MAEGSIYEIHDPRFRQLIVTSAGLDELYSGCRWAEGPVWFNDANQLLWSDIPNQRVLRWTPEGGVSVYRQPSNFTNGHTRDRQGRLISCEHGGRRVTRTEIDGSITVLADRFEGARLNSPNDVVVKSDGTIWFTDPTYGIMSNYEGYQAEPEQATRNVYRLDPETGELAAVITDFIQPNGIAFSPDETILYVADSAASHDESLPRHIRAFDVVDGGRLVNGRVFCLIDNGIPDGIRTDVKGNLWSSAGDGVHCFDPAGKLIGKIRVPQTVANLAFGGPGRNRLFIAATRSLYSVYVAATGAQRP; encoded by the coding sequence ATGGCCGAGGGCAGCATCTATGAAATTCACGACCCGCGCTTCCGTCAGTTGATCGTGACGAGCGCCGGCCTCGACGAACTCTATTCCGGTTGCCGCTGGGCGGAAGGCCCCGTCTGGTTCAACGACGCGAACCAGCTTCTGTGGAGCGACATTCCCAATCAGCGCGTGCTGCGATGGACGCCCGAGGGCGGCGTCTCCGTTTACCGACAGCCATCCAACTTCACCAACGGCCACACGCGAGACCGGCAGGGCCGGCTCATCTCCTGCGAACATGGCGGGCGCCGCGTCACGCGCACCGAGATCGACGGCTCGATCACCGTGCTCGCCGACCGCTTCGAGGGTGCACGGCTCAACTCGCCGAACGACGTGGTGGTGAAATCGGATGGCACGATCTGGTTCACCGATCCCACTTACGGCATCATGTCGAATTACGAAGGCTATCAGGCCGAGCCGGAGCAGGCGACACGCAACGTCTACCGGCTCGATCCGGAAACCGGCGAGCTTGCTGCCGTCATCACGGATTTCATCCAGCCGAACGGCATCGCCTTCTCACCTGATGAGACGATCCTCTACGTCGCGGATTCGGCAGCAAGCCACGACGAAAGCCTGCCGCGTCACATCCGCGCCTTCGACGTGGTCGATGGCGGCAGGCTTGTGAACGGCCGCGTCTTCTGCCTCATCGACAACGGCATCCCGGACGGTATCCGCACTGACGTGAAGGGAAACCTCTGGTCCAGTGCCGGCGATGGCGTGCACTGCTTCGATCCGGCAGGCAAGCTGATCGGCAAGATCCGCGTACCTCAGACCGTCGCAAACCTCGCCTTCGGCGGCCCCGGACGCAACCGTCTGTTCATCGCCGCAACGCGCTCGCTCTATTCTGTCTACGTTGCCGCGACCGGCGCCCAAAGACCGTGA
- a CDS encoding ABC transporter permease: MTFRLSSDAMRLAIPALSLTLLLAAVFWLQPRAMSYVGLNLLFNLAVPIALATIAQMLVMAVNDLDLSMGTFVSFVACVSATFLRDDPVIGVLVLAVAIATYAALGVVIHLRNLPSIVVTLGMSFVWGGLAVLLLPAPGGQAPDWVRWLMTVKPPLAPMAIVASIVIAAVAHLLVMRSSLGVLIRGIGGNQRSVERAGWSIVAARAAAYGLAGLFAVLAGIALVGLTTSADANIALRYTLLSIAGVILGGGEFIGGRVSPVGAVIGALTLTLAGSFLSFLRISPDWQIGAQGAILIIVLALRLMLNRLEKREKRRR; encoded by the coding sequence ATGACGTTCCGGCTTTCGTCCGACGCCATGCGTCTTGCCATTCCCGCCCTATCGCTGACGCTGCTGCTCGCCGCTGTCTTCTGGCTGCAGCCGCGCGCCATGAGCTATGTCGGGCTGAACCTGCTGTTCAACCTGGCTGTGCCGATCGCGCTCGCGACGATAGCCCAGATGCTTGTCATGGCGGTGAACGATCTCGATCTCTCGATGGGCACGTTTGTCAGCTTCGTTGCCTGCGTGAGCGCGACCTTTCTGCGCGACGATCCTGTAATCGGCGTCCTGGTCCTGGCGGTGGCGATCGCAACCTATGCCGCCCTCGGTGTCGTCATCCATCTGCGCAATTTGCCCTCTATTGTGGTCACTCTCGGCATGAGCTTCGTCTGGGGCGGCCTGGCCGTGCTGCTGCTTCCGGCGCCGGGCGGGCAGGCGCCGGACTGGGTGCGCTGGCTGATGACCGTCAAGCCGCCGCTGGCGCCGATGGCGATCGTCGCCAGCATCGTCATCGCCGCCGTCGCCCATCTTCTCGTCATGCGGTCCTCGCTCGGCGTGCTGATCCGCGGCATCGGCGGCAACCAGCGTTCGGTGGAGCGCGCCGGCTGGTCGATCGTCGCGGCTCGCGCCGCCGCCTACGGTCTGGCGGGTTTGTTCGCCGTGCTAGCCGGCATCGCCCTTGTCGGCCTGACGACGTCTGCCGATGCCAATATCGCGCTGCGCTATACGCTCCTGTCGATCGCCGGCGTGATCCTCGGCGGCGGCGAATTCATAGGCGGGCGCGTTTCCCCTGTCGGCGCGGTCATCGGCGCGCTGACGCTGACGCTTGCCGGCTCGTTCCTGTCCTTCCTGCGCATCTCGCCCGACTGGCAGATCGGAGCCCAGGGCGCGATCCTGATCATCGTGCTCGCGCTTCGCCTGATGCTGAACCGCCTGGAGAAACGGGAGAAACGCCGCCGATGA
- a CDS encoding glycoside hydrolase family 3 C-terminal domain-containing protein produces the protein MIDSILDKMTLEEQVALLSGADFWTTVPIERLGVPKIKVTDGPNGARGAGSLVAGVKATCFPVGIALGATWNPDLVKQMGVALARQAKSKGAAVLLAPTVNIHRSGLNGRNFECYSEDPMLTAELAVAYIAGVQGEGVAATIKHFAGNESEIERQTMSSDIDERTLREIYLPPFEQAVRRAGVLAVMSSYNRLNGTYTSEHHWLLTKVLRQEWGFDGIVMSDWFGSHSTAETINAGLDLEMPGPARDRGEKLVAAVHEGKVEAATVRAAARRILLLLERVGAFEGAPDLTERAIDLPEDRALIRRLGAEGAVLLKNDGILPLAKTSLDRIAVIGPNAASARVMGGGSAQIAAHYTVSPLEGIRAALSNANSISHAVGCRHNRLIDVFKGKIKVEYFTGRGCKGDPLHVETVDKGEFFWFELPAGELDPADFSARMTMQFAPEESGEHVFGMTNAGLARLFVDRRLTVEGHDGWTRGENYFGTANDEQRGTMTLEAGRSYEVIVEYEPSTASEEGINLIAVRFGVEKPLGEADIEGAVETARNADVALVFVGRDGEWDTEGLDLPDMRLPGRQEELIEKAAAANANTVVVLQTGGPIEMPWLGKVRAVLQMWYPGQELGNAVADVLFGDVEPGGRLPQTFPKVLTDNSAITGDPAVYPGKDGHVRYAEGIFVGYRHHDTREIEPLFPFGFGLGYTSFRWSEPQLSARQMGPEGITVSVDVTNTGDRPGSELVQLYVRSPRTKVERPDKELRAFAKLSLQPGETGTAVMKIMPRDLAYFDIEVGAFRAEPGGYQLVLAANAADIRSVIDLPSPAGYVLPPSPA, from the coding sequence ATGATCGATTCCATACTCGACAAGATGACTCTCGAGGAGCAGGTCGCCCTTCTATCAGGCGCCGATTTCTGGACGACTGTTCCCATCGAGCGCTTAGGCGTGCCGAAGATCAAGGTGACGGACGGACCGAATGGAGCGCGTGGTGCGGGCTCGCTGGTTGCCGGCGTCAAGGCGACCTGCTTTCCTGTCGGCATTGCACTCGGCGCCACCTGGAATCCCGATCTCGTCAAGCAGATGGGCGTGGCGCTGGCGCGCCAAGCAAAGAGCAAGGGTGCCGCCGTGCTGCTCGCACCGACGGTGAACATCCATCGCTCCGGGCTCAACGGCCGAAATTTCGAATGTTATTCCGAAGATCCGATGCTGACAGCCGAGCTGGCCGTCGCCTATATCGCGGGCGTGCAAGGCGAGGGGGTCGCAGCGACGATCAAGCATTTCGCCGGCAATGAATCGGAGATCGAGCGGCAGACAATGTCTTCCGACATCGACGAGCGGACACTGCGCGAAATCTATCTGCCGCCCTTCGAGCAGGCCGTCCGCCGCGCCGGCGTCCTGGCCGTCATGTCCTCCTATAACCGCTTGAACGGCACCTATACGAGCGAACACCATTGGCTGCTGACCAAGGTGCTGCGCCAGGAATGGGGCTTCGACGGCATCGTCATGTCCGATTGGTTCGGCTCGCACTCCACCGCCGAGACGATCAATGCCGGCCTCGATCTTGAAATGCCGGGGCCGGCGCGCGATCGCGGCGAGAAACTCGTTGCCGCCGTGCATGAGGGCAAGGTCGAGGCTGCGACGGTGAGGGCGGCGGCGCGGCGGATCCTGCTGCTGCTCGAGCGAGTCGGCGCGTTCGAGGGTGCACCGGATCTCACGGAGCGGGCAATCGATCTGCCGGAAGACCGGGCGCTGATCCGGCGTCTCGGCGCCGAAGGCGCGGTCCTCCTCAAGAATGACGGCATCCTGCCGCTTGCCAAGACCTCGCTCGACCGGATCGCCGTCATTGGGCCGAATGCCGCGAGCGCCCGTGTCATGGGCGGCGGCAGCGCGCAGATCGCGGCGCATTATACGGTGAGCCCGCTCGAAGGCATTCGCGCTGCTCTTTCCAATGCCAACAGCATCAGCCACGCCGTCGGATGCCGCCACAACCGCCTGATCGACGTGTTCAAGGGTAAGATCAAGGTCGAATATTTCACGGGGCGCGGCTGCAAGGGCGATCCCCTTCACGTCGAGACCGTCGACAAGGGCGAGTTCTTCTGGTTCGAGTTGCCGGCCGGCGAACTCGATCCGGCCGATTTCTCGGCCCGGATGACGATGCAGTTCGCGCCGGAGGAGAGCGGCGAACATGTTTTCGGCATGACCAATGCCGGCCTTGCGCGGCTCTTTGTCGATCGCCGGTTGACGGTCGAAGGCCATGACGGTTGGACGCGCGGCGAGAATTATTTCGGCACCGCCAATGACGAACAGCGGGGCACGATGACCCTCGAAGCCGGCCGGTCCTATGAGGTCATCGTCGAGTATGAGCCGTCCACGGCGAGCGAGGAGGGCATCAATCTCATTGCCGTCCGGTTCGGCGTCGAAAAACCGCTCGGCGAGGCCGATATCGAGGGCGCCGTCGAAACGGCCCGTAATGCCGATGTGGCGCTTGTCTTCGTCGGCCGCGATGGGGAGTGGGACACGGAAGGGCTTGATCTGCCCGACATGCGGCTGCCGGGCCGGCAGGAGGAACTGATCGAGAAGGCTGCTGCTGCCAACGCCAACACCGTGGTCGTGCTGCAGACCGGCGGTCCCATCGAGATGCCCTGGCTCGGCAAGGTCCGCGCCGTCCTGCAGATGTGGTATCCCGGCCAGGAACTCGGCAACGCCGTCGCCGACGTGTTGTTCGGCGATGTCGAGCCCGGCGGCCGCCTGCCGCAAACCTTCCCGAAGGTGCTGACCGACAATTCCGCCATCACGGGCGATCCCGCCGTCTATCCCGGCAAGGACGGGCATGTGCGCTATGCCGAAGGCATCTTCGTCGGCTACCGCCATCACGATACGCGCGAAATCGAACCTCTCTTCCCCTTCGGCTTCGGCCTCGGCTATACGAGTTTCCGCTGGAGCGAACCGCAGCTCTCGGCCCGACAAATGGGTCCCGAAGGCATAACCGTCAGCGTCGACGTCACCAATACAGGCGACCGTCCCGGCTCGGAGCTGGTCCAGCTCTATGTGCGCTCGCCGAGAACGAAAGTGGAACGGCCGGACAAGGAACTGCGCGCCTTCGCAAAGCTCTCGCTGCAACCGGGCGAAACCGGCACGGCCGTCATGAAGATTATGCCGCGCGATTTGGCCTACTTCGATATCGAGGTCGGCGCCTTCCGGGCCGAACCGGGTGGTTATCAGCTGGTTCTGGCGGCAAATGCCGCGGACATAAGATCCGTGATCGACCTGCCGTCGCCAGCCGGTTACGTGCTGCCGCCGTCTCCCGCATGA
- a CDS encoding TetR/AcrR family transcriptional regulator, whose product MAGQQTGQEEKRRRRSRKGEERRAEILTAAMRRFAEDGYQNAAIADIAGDVGLSLPGLLHHFPTKVDLLLAVLAKRDVESADFIGHYRSGLRGLLTGMVDVFRRNAEMIEVVRAFAILNAESLMKDHPAKAWFLDRAIQMENDIAATFEQAIADGSIDNGIDGRVMAAELIAVMDGLQMLWLRDPDRFDMVGGLEAYVGRLLARLGVEG is encoded by the coding sequence ATGGCAGGACAACAGACGGGACAGGAAGAGAAAAGACGGCGCCGGTCCCGCAAGGGAGAGGAGCGTCGCGCGGAAATCCTGACAGCGGCGATGCGGCGTTTTGCCGAGGACGGCTATCAGAATGCCGCGATCGCGGATATTGCCGGTGATGTCGGCCTGTCACTGCCCGGCTTGCTGCACCACTTCCCGACCAAGGTCGATCTGCTGCTCGCCGTCCTCGCCAAGCGCGACGTCGAAAGCGCGGATTTCATCGGACATTATCGTTCCGGTCTTCGCGGCCTGCTCACGGGCATGGTCGACGTCTTCCGTCGCAACGCTGAAATGATCGAGGTCGTTCGAGCCTTCGCCATTCTTAATGCCGAGAGCCTGATGAAGGACCACCCCGCCAAAGCGTGGTTTCTCGATCGCGCCATCCAGATGGAGAATGACATCGCTGCAACATTCGAGCAAGCCATCGCCGACGGCTCGATCGACAACGGGATCGACGGCAGAGTCATGGCAGCCGAACTGATCGCCGTGATGGACGGCCTGCAGATGCTTTGGCTGCGCGATCCCGATCGCTTCGATATGGTGGGCGGCCTGGAAGCCTATGTCGGTCGCCTGCTGGCGAGGCTCGGTGTGGAGGGCTGA
- a CDS encoding response regulator transcription factor, translated as MKVLIVEDDPLHRSYLHEAVNAALPECDTVIEAENGTVGEKLARDHKSAHIVMDLQMASRNGIEAARTIWKERPETRILFWSNYSDEAYVRGVSRIVPDGAAYGYVLKSASDERLKLALRSIFIESQCVIDREVRGLQQKSLGQTNGFTDSEYEILVDIALGLTDRAIAKRRNLSLRSVQNRLQQLYDKLDVYQTAGDDHEDGRFNLRARAVTIAFLRKLLNYSALERAEAELQEWLDGK; from the coding sequence ATGAAGGTTCTGATTGTCGAGGACGACCCGCTGCACCGGTCCTATTTGCACGAAGCTGTCAACGCTGCCCTGCCGGAGTGCGATACGGTGATCGAGGCGGAGAACGGAACCGTCGGTGAAAAGCTCGCGCGCGACCACAAGTCGGCGCATATCGTCATGGATCTGCAGATGGCGAGCCGCAATGGCATCGAGGCGGCGCGGACGATCTGGAAGGAGCGGCCGGAGACCCGCATCCTGTTCTGGTCGAATTATTCGGACGAGGCTTATGTGCGCGGCGTCTCGCGCATCGTTCCGGATGGCGCAGCCTACGGCTACGTGCTGAAATCCGCCTCCGACGAGCGGCTGAAGCTTGCGCTGCGCTCGATCTTCATCGAGAGCCAATGCGTCATCGACCGCGAGGTGCGGGGCCTGCAGCAGAAGAGCCTCGGTCAGACCAACGGCTTCACCGATTCCGAATACGAGATCCTCGTCGACATAGCCCTCGGCCTGACCGACCGGGCCATTGCCAAACGCCGGAACCTGTCGCTGCGCAGCGTGCAGAACCGCCTGCAGCAGCTCTACGACAAACTCGACGTCTATCAGACGGCCGGCGATGACCACGAGGACGGCCGCTTCAATCTGCGCGCCCGCGCCGTTACGATCGCTTTCCTGCGCAAACTGCTGAACTACAGCGCTTTGGAACGGGCGGAGGCGGAATTGCAGGAATGGCTCGACGGAAAATAG
- a CDS encoding GAF domain-containing sensor histidine kinase codes for MLHLAPAALFEHYLGISRLLAGQLDFRSAIRSVAAEVAHIIPHDHLDVCVLLEGGNYHTAYETGIETAWGEIAGAPVVNSPIRSLLRGEVEFLLSDDAMKDPRFHFEGAFKRPIVEQSLRSRLHVPMKVQGTIIAALSCSSHRAGVYTMEDVERARIIADLLTPYFFALQAAEQAQRSAIVEAEARAREEGLRQGALKLTEALEQERQRIGMDLHDQTLADLTRLARRIDRLSRNGEVTPEALEPVSRSLQHCMQDLRQIIEQAKPSVLQLFGLAQAIEHHLDRSTRDTGSGIEWGLVDETNGALERLEPTVSVALFRIAQEAINNAVRHAAPLAIMVRLEANDEQLSIEISDDGTGLAKARGRIGGGIDNMKTRARLISARFTTGPGQNNRGTAVRVVLPLAPNAPGGEPD; via the coding sequence ATGCTGCATCTTGCACCGGCAGCCCTGTTCGAACACTATCTCGGCATCTCCCGGCTGCTCGCGGGTCAGCTCGACTTCCGCTCGGCCATCCGTTCCGTCGCGGCCGAGGTCGCCCACATCATCCCGCACGACCATCTCGATGTCTGCGTGCTGCTCGAAGGCGGCAACTATCACACGGCCTATGAGACGGGCATCGAGACCGCCTGGGGCGAGATTGCCGGCGCGCCTGTCGTCAACAGCCCTATCCGTTCGCTCCTGAGAGGTGAGGTCGAATTTCTGCTCTCGGACGACGCCATGAAAGATCCGCGCTTCCATTTCGAGGGCGCGTTCAAGCGGCCGATCGTCGAGCAATCGCTGAGGAGCCGGCTGCATGTGCCGATGAAGGTGCAGGGGACGATCATTGCAGCACTTTCCTGTTCGTCTCACCGAGCGGGCGTCTATACGATGGAAGACGTCGAGCGCGCCCGCATCATCGCCGACCTGCTGACGCCCTATTTCTTCGCGCTGCAGGCAGCCGAGCAGGCGCAACGCTCGGCTATCGTCGAGGCAGAGGCGCGTGCTCGCGAGGAAGGGTTGCGCCAAGGTGCGCTGAAGCTGACGGAAGCGCTGGAGCAGGAACGCCAGCGGATCGGCATGGACCTTCACGACCAGACGCTCGCCGACCTGACGCGGCTTGCCCGCCGGATCGATCGGCTGTCGCGCAACGGCGAGGTGACGCCCGAGGCGCTCGAACCCGTTTCACGATCCCTGCAGCATTGCATGCAGGATCTGCGGCAGATCATCGAGCAGGCAAAACCTTCCGTGCTCCAGCTGTTCGGCCTCGCCCAGGCGATCGAACATCATCTCGACCGATCGACCCGCGACACCGGCTCGGGCATCGAATGGGGCCTTGTCGATGAGACGAACGGCGCGCTGGAAAGGCTGGAGCCGACCGTCAGCGTCGCCTTGTTTCGCATAGCGCAGGAGGCAATCAACAATGCCGTGCGCCATGCCGCGCCGCTGGCGATCATGGTGCGGCTCGAAGCCAACGACGAACAGCTGTCGATCGAAATCTCCGACGACGGCACCGGGCTCGCCAAGGCGCGGGGGCGCATCGGTGGCGGCATCGACAATATGAAGACGCGCGCACGGCTGATCTCGGCGCGCTTCACGACCGGCCCCGGTCAAAACAATCGCGGGACCGCGGTGCGCGTCGTGCTGCCCTTGGCGCCGAACGCCCCAGGGGGCGAGCCAGACTGA